The DNA segment CACCGGCTGGTGCGCGGCCTGGACTACTACACGCGCACCGTCTTCGAGTTCATCGCCTCGCACCCCGCGCTGGGTACCGCCAGCACGGTGGGCGGCGGCGGGCGCTACGACAAGATGATGAAGGGCCTGGGCGGGCCGGACGTGCCCGCGGTGGGCTACGCCATGGGCCTGGACCGGCTGGTGCTGCTCTTGAAGGAGAGCGGCAAGACGTTCACCCAGCGGCCGGACCTGTTCATCGCCGTGGCGGACGAGGGCTCGCAGGACGAGGGCCTGAAGCTCGCCAGCCGCCTGCGCCGCGAAGGCCTCAAGGTGGACTTCGACACGCGTGGCGGCAGCCTCAAGAGCCAGATGAAGCGCGCGGACAAGTCCGGTGCCCGCTTCACGCTGGTGCTGGGCGAGCAGGAGCGCACCAGCGGCCAGGCGAAGCTCAAGCCCATGGCCGGGGGTGAGCCCGTTCCCGTGGCGCTCGACAGCGTCGCCGCCACCGTGCGCGCGCAGCCAGATGCCCCGGCTCCGGCCCCCGCGGCCTGATCCAACCGCCCCCTCCGGCATGACGCGCCAGGCCGGAGGGGAGGGGGGCGGCCCGTCTTCCCAGAAAACCCGGGAGTAAAGGTGTTAAGCAGCGTAAGTCCTGGGAATCGCTGGGGGATTGAGGCCTCGGAGATTCGCGGACATTGAGAGGGTGGAGTAAGATTCCATCCGCAATGTCGAGCGCTCCCCAGCCCGTTTCCATGATCGATGGCCCACGTTGGATCCCTGTCGCCGGGGACAGCATGTGGCCGTCGTTGCGGGCGGGTGACGTGGCGGAGGTGGAGCCGCTGATGGAGGCGCCGCGCCCGGGTGAGGTGGTGCTGGCGCGCTTCGAGTCCTCGCTGGTCCTGCACCGGGTGCGGTGGTGCGACGGCAGCCTCTGTGCGCTTCGTGGGGACAATGGCGCCATGGAAGATCCGCCGCTGCCTCTCGTCCGTATCCTCGGGCGGGCGCGGCGTGTGCGCCGGGGCGGCACGCTGCTG comes from the Corallococcus exiguus genome and includes:
- a CDS encoding S24/S26 family peptidase; this encodes MIDGPRWIPVAGDSMWPSLRAGDVAEVEPLMEAPRPGEVVLARFESSLVLHRVRWCDGSLCALRGDNGAMEDPPLPLVRILGRARRVRRGGTLLEMDRWDVGPQRLGRWRATLKRQVAAWLGRTGRA